A stretch of Rhodothermales bacterium DNA encodes these proteins:
- a CDS encoding acyl-CoA dehydrogenase family protein — protein MDVAPTKEHKQLQKEIVAFAKQQLKDASFAERDRGHVFSRALWQACGAQRIPGLVVPEAYGGKGYDALGTAMALEGLGLAIEDQGLLMALSTHLLSCQVPLVAFGTEAQKQRFLPGLSDGSRIATSAMAEPVGSSWSDLATTAVADGDGYVITGEKTLLTNAPVADVVIVYAVTDAEKGAEGGITAFVLDVETAGIQRGPAMDTMGLHTAEVGSLVFDNVRVDAGAVLGQVGGGVAVFDHAMTWERSLLSAGQVGQMQTMLDQTIAYARARKADGKAISKYQSVSHKITDMKMRVEAARLLTYRAAWTLDQRPKEAALSASVNKVFVSEAYVKASLDAVQIMGGKGYLAASNMERLVRDSIGGTFYSGSNDVQRSAIAAELGL, from the coding sequence ATGGATGTAGCACCCACGAAGGAGCACAAGCAGCTTCAGAAGGAGATTGTAGCGTTTGCGAAACAGCAGCTGAAGGATGCCTCGTTTGCCGAACGCGACCGCGGGCACGTGTTTTCCCGCGCGCTGTGGCAGGCGTGCGGCGCGCAGCGCATCCCGGGGCTCGTCGTGCCGGAAGCCTATGGCGGCAAGGGGTATGACGCCCTCGGCACCGCCATGGCGCTGGAAGGGCTGGGCCTCGCCATCGAGGACCAGGGCCTGTTGATGGCGCTGAGCACGCATCTGCTTTCGTGCCAGGTGCCGCTCGTGGCGTTCGGGACGGAGGCGCAGAAGCAGCGCTTCCTGCCCGGGCTGAGCGACGGCAGCCGGATCGCCACGAGCGCGATGGCCGAGCCGGTGGGTTCGAGCTGGAGCGACCTGGCGACCACCGCCGTGGCCGACGGCGACGGCTACGTTATCACCGGTGAAAAGACGCTGCTGACGAATGCGCCGGTGGCCGATGTGGTGATCGTGTATGCCGTCACGGATGCTGAAAAAGGCGCGGAAGGCGGCATAACAGCCTTTGTGCTGGATGTCGAAACCGCCGGCATCCAGCGTGGGCCGGCGATGGACACGATGGGGCTGCACACCGCCGAGGTGGGGAGCCTGGTGTTCGACAACGTCCGCGTGGACGCCGGCGCCGTCCTCGGCCAGGTGGGCGGGGGCGTGGCCGTGTTCGACCACGCGATGACGTGGGAGCGGAGCCTGCTCTCGGCCGGCCAGGTCGGCCAGATGCAGACGATGCTCGATCAAACTATCGCCTATGCGCGCGCCCGGAAGGCCGACGGCAAGGCGATCAGCAAATATCAGTCGGTCTCCCACAAGATCACCGATATGAAAATGCGCGTCGAGGCCGCGCGGCTCCTCACGTACCGGGCCGCATGGACGCTCGACCAGCGCCCGAAAGAGGCGGCGCTTTCGGCGTCGGTCAACAAGGTTTTTGTGAGCGAAGCGTATGTAAAAGCCTCGCTCGATGCCGTCCAGATCATGGGCGGCAAAGGGTATCTGGCGGCTTCGAATATGGAGCGCCTGGTGCGGGACAGCATCGGGGGCACCTTCTATTCGGGCAGCAACGACGTCCAGCGGTCCGCCATCGCCGCCGAGCTGGGTCTTTAG